In Polyangiaceae bacterium, the genomic window CGCCGCCTGCTACAACCCCGACGACGCCGTGGTCTTTCCCTGGCCGTTCGTCTGGGGCTACGCCGACGGGGCGCGGACCCGGGGCGTGGAGGTCGAGACCTTCACCCGCGTCACCGGCATCGAGACGACGGGCAAGCGCGTGAGCGCGGTCGTGACCGACAAAGGCACGATCAAGACGAGCCGCGTGGTGAACGCCGCAGGCGCGCTCAGCCCGGAGGTGGCGCGGCTCGCCGGCATCACGCTGCCGAACCGGCCCCATCGCCACGAGATCTGCTCGAGCGAGCCGCTCAAGCCCTGGCTCGAGCCGCTGGTGGCGGATCTCAGCGACGGCCTCTACTTCTCGCAGTCCACTCGCGGCGAGATCGTCGGCGGCATCAGCAACGAGAAGGTGCCGCACGGCGCCGACCAGGGCTCCTCGTACCGGTTCCTGGCGCTCTACTCGCGCTCGCTGCTCCGAGCCTGCCCCATCCTCGGCTCCGTGAAGATCCTGAGGCAGTGGGCCGGTCTCTACGACATCACCCCCGACTCGAACCCGATCGTGGGCGAGATCGACGAGCTCTCGGGCTTCTTCCTCGCCTGCGGGTTCATGGGGCACGGCTTCATGATGGCGCCCGTGATCGGCAAGCTGATGGCCGAGGTCGTCGCCGGCGGCGCGGTCCCGGAGGTCTTCGAACGCTGGAACCTGCGCCGCTTCGAGCAGGGTGCGTTGCTCAGCGAGGGCATGATCATCGGCTGATCTCGCCGAGCTGACGCAGCGCGTCACGCTCCACCCTTCGTTGACAGGGGCTTTGAGGCCGACGTACGGTCCGGCGGGGTTTTGGACCGCCGGATCCCTGGGGCTTTCGCGCCCTTCACGGCTCCCCGGCCCCCGAACGAACCCGATCCAGACAGACTCCGGAGGCACTACGAGATGTTCCGCTCCTCGCGCGCTTGTGCGTCGCTCATCCGCTCCCTGCTCCTCGGCACCGCCACCACCGCGTTCGCGGTCACGGCGTCCAGCGTCCTTCTGGTCGGCTGCAAGGACGAGAGTCAGCCCGACTACTGGGTCTCGAAGCTGGACGACCCGTCCTGGCGGGCTCGGTCGGTCACCCGCCTGGGGCAGTTCTTCGAAGACGCCAGCAGCAAGGCCAAGGGGGACAACAACGCCCCCGAGGTCCAGAACCTGCTCAACAAGATCGTCGATCCGCTGACCAAGACCTACGTGGACAAGTACAGCGAGATGGACACCAAGACCCGGGTCGCGCTGATCAAGCTCCTGGCCTCGTTCCGGGACAAGCGCACCGAGCCGGCGCTGAAGAAGGCCTTCGAGGAGTTCGCCAAGAAGCCGGCCACCAGCAAGGACGACGCCGACATCAAGTGGGCCGTGCGCGCCTCGTCCGACCTGAAGATCGAGTCGCTGAACGACCCGTTGGTGCAGGCGTTCTTGAAGCTTCGCGCCAGCACCATGCTCGGCGGCATCGCCTACAAGGACTTCAACGACGCCATGGTGCAGATCAAGGCGAAGAGCTGGACGGGCCCGTTGATCTCGGCGCTGGAGGCCCCCATCGAGCGCCCCGCGGGCGACAAGGACAAGGACAAGATCGATCCCTACCGGGACCAGCTGTTCTGGCAGACCACGGCGGCGCAGGTGCTCGGCGAGCTCGCCGCGCCCGAGGCCGTGGAGCCCATGGTCAAGATCATGCTCGACCCGTCCAAGGTGGACTGCCAAGCCACGGCCATCCTGGCCATGGTCAAGATCGGCAAGCCCGCCGCCGAAGCGGCCGTCAAGCTGCTCAAGGGCGAAGACGAGAAGATGATCGCCTTCCACTACCGGCGCCTGAAGGAGCTCAAGCAGATCAAGGAAGAAGACGAGAAGAAGATGAAGGAGAAGCCCCAGGATGCGCCGCACGTGCAGACGGCGGCCATCATGGTGGGCACCATCGGGCGCGGCGAGGGCGTCGCGCCCATGCTCGACGCGCTTCAGAAGGCCGAGAAGGACGTGACTCGGGCGCTGATCGCGCGCGAGCTGGTGAAGCTACCGGAGTCACCGGACACGATGAAGGCCTTCAAGGAGACCTTCGAGAAGATTTCGATCGAGGCCAACGTGCCACCGGGCATGAACGCGCTTCAGATGCTCGCGGAGGCCGCCGGTCAGTTCTACAACGCCGACGAGTTCGTGGACTGGCTGCTCGAGCGCGCCGAGAAGACCAAGGGCAGCGGCGAGGACCTGAAGGCCCTGCAAGGCGCGATCCTCGTCACCACCATCAAGCTCGCCAAGGCCAGCCAGCTCGACAAGGTGAAGGCCGCGGTGGACAAATACGGCACCAAGCTCGAGAAGGACCTGTACGCGCAGGCCGAGAAGCTGGTGAAGACCTGCGGCGACAAGCCCGACTGCTACCTGGGCGAAATGGAGAAGAGCTCGAACCAGGAGCAGGCCACGCAGTTCGTCGCCATCAAGGCGGGCTACATGGGCGCCATCCTGGGCGGCGACGCGCAGCGCGACGAGCTCGTGACTCGCATCGACTCGTTCGAGAACGCGGCGGTGCGCTTCGTGGCAGCGCAGACCATCGACCACCTCTCGCCCAAGGGCTCGAAGGAAGCCGCCGCCAAGCTGCGCAAGGTCATCGACAAGAACGCGGAGAGCGGCGACCGCGACAAGATCGCCGGCGACGCGCCCGTCAAGCAGGTGATGTACCGCATCGAAGCGCGCGCGGACTGAGCGCGCGGCGCTCGGCCGGCCCGGGCGGCAGAGAGAAGAGCCAGGAGATGGCCAGCGTCAGGCTCGAGGTACTGAACGGCAGCGCAAAAGGCCGGGTCCTCGAGCCCGACGGGGACGTCGTGCGCATCGGGCGCGCTGCCACGAACGAGCTGCAGCTCGAGGAGACGCACGTCTCCGGCGAGCACGCCCGGCTGGTGATCGGCGCCGAGCGCGTGACCTTGGAGGATCTGCGCAGCACGAACGGGACGGCCATCCTCCGCGGCACGCAGCGCATTCTGCTCGGCGAGGCCAGCTCGCTCCGCACGGTGCTCGAGTCCGGTGACGTTGTCGAGCTGGGCGGCGCGGCGGAAGAGAGCACCGGCGTGCGCGTCGAGCTCGGCGCCGAGCGCGAGCCCTCCCACGTGGTGAGCGTCCGGCCCATCGGCGAGCTCCCGGGTTTCACCGCGTCGAGCGAGCGGAACACCGGCGTGCTCGCCACGCTGTACCGAGTCGAGAAGGCCATTGGCGGGGCAGCCGACCTGGACTCGGTGCTGGTAGCCGTGGCGGACGCCGCGCTCGAGCTGGTGCCGGCCGCGACCCACGCCACGCTGGTCCTGCGCGACGACATCGAGACCGAGGCGGAGCGCGGCGACGCCGGCTACGTCCCCGTGCTGACCCGGGTGCGCGGCGCCGAAGGTCGGGGCGAGGCGCCGGGCGGCGCCGTGGCGGTGACGCGCAGCGTGTTCCGCAAGGTGGTGCGCGAGCGCGCGGCGGTCCTGGCCGCCGACGCTCCGGCCGAGTCTTTCAGCTCCGAGTCGTTGCTCGGGGCCAGCATCCGCAGCACCATCGGCGTGCCGCTGTGGAAGGGCGAGGAGATCCTGGGCGTGGTGCAGGTGGACAACCGCGCCTCGCCGGGGATGTTCGACTCGGCCGACCTCGAGGCGCTGGGCGTGCTGGCGGCGAGCGCCTCTCTGGCCGTCGCCAACGCGCGCCTGGTGCGGCGCCTCTTGGCGGCCGAGGAGCAGCTCCAGAAGGAGAACTCGTTCCTCAAGAGCCGCGAGCGCGCCAAGACCAGCGGCGCCGTGGAGATCATCGGGCAGAGCCGGGCGATCCGCGAGCTGATGAAGCAGCTCGACAAGGTCGTGGACACCCGCGTCACCGTGCTGGTCGAGGGCGAGACCGGGACGGGCAAGGAGCTGATCGCGTCGGCGGTGCACTACCGCTCACGTCGCCGCGCCAAGCTCTTCGTCGCACAGAACTGCGCGGCCCTGCCGGAGAACCTGCTGGAGAGCGAGCTCTTCGGTCACAAACGCGGGTCGTTCACCGGGGCCACGGAGGAGAAGCGCGGCCTGTTCGACGTGGCCGACGGCGGCACCTTGTTCCTGGACGAGGTGACCGAGATGCCCCTCGCGCTCCAGGCCAAGCTGCTCCGGGTGCTCCAGGAGGGGGAGATTCGTCCCGTGGGCGCCACCCACACCAAGATCGTGGACGTGCGCATCGTCGCCGCCTGCAACCGGAACCTGGAGAAGGAGGTGCAGGCCGGGCGCTTCCGCGAGGACCTGTACTACCGGCTCAAGGTGTTCCCGATCCGCGTTCCGCCGCTGCGCGAACGGCGCGACGACGTGCCGCTCCTGGCAGGCCACTTCCTGGAGCGCTACACCAAGGAGGTCGGCAAACCCGTAGCGGGATTCTCGCAGGGGTCCATGGAGCTGTTGATGGCGTACGACTGGCCCGGCAACGTGCGCGAGCTGGAGAACGAGATCCAGCGCCTGGTGATCCAGGCCGAGCCGGACGGCTTCATCACGCCGGATCTCTTGAGCCCCCGCGTGCGGCAGATGGAGGGCGTGATCGCCCAGGCCGGCGCGGTCAAGGGCTCCCTCAAGGACATGGTCGAGCGGGTGGAGAAGTACTTCATCCTGGAGACGCTGCGCGAGCACGGCAACAACAAGACCAGCGCGGCCAAGACGCTGGGCATCACCCGAGAGGGGTTGCACAAGAAGCTCAAGCAGCTGGGGATTGGCTGAGCACGAGGAGAAAAGGATGCGCGCGCTCTGTTCGTTGGTGTTGCTGGGATTTGCGCTGAGCTTCTCGGCTTGCGGGGACGACGACGACGACCGCGGGGGAGTGGGCCCCGGTAGCAGGCTGGTCGGTGGCGCCTGCAACGACCACGCGGACTGCAAGGAGCGCTGCGTCGAAGGCAAAGACTACCCGGGGGGTATGTGCACGGTCTCGTGCGGGAGCGACCACGACTGCCCGTCGGGCTCCGCGTGCATCGACGACTCCGGCGGCATCTGCGCGGCGCTCTGCGGTGGCAACTCGGACTGCGACGGCTTCGGTCCGGGCTGGGCCTGCCGCGACCGCAGTCGCCGCAACGCGCCGGGTGACGTGGCGGTGTGCCGGGGCGACTGATGCCGAGCCGGCGCGAGCTCCTGGGCGGCGTGGGCGCCCTCGCCCTGGGTGCCTGCGTTCCGGTCGCGACCGCTTCGGTGCCGCCCCAGCTGCCGCGGCGGGGCGCCGACAAGCCCGAGCTGGTCGTGCAGGAGATCGGCGATTACCAGTGCCCGTTCTGCGCCGCGGTCCAGCCGGCGGTGAAGCGCGTGATGCAGACCTACGGAGAGCGCGTCGCGCTGGTCTGGCGTGACTACCCCATCGCGCGCCACGAGCACGCGATGGGCGCCGCCGAGGCCGCGCGGGAGGCAAAGGCCCAGCTCGGCGACGAGGGCTTCTGGCAATACCACGACGTGTTGTTCAGGAACCAGAGCACCCTCGCGCCGGCGGACCTGTTGCGCTTCGCGGAGGCGTTCGCCATCGATCGCACGCGCTTGCGCCGGGCGCTCGAGCTCGGCATCCACCGCGACGGCGTGCTGTCCGACAAGCGCGAGATCGACGCGCTGAAGCTCCCCGGGTTCGGCACGCCGGCGTTCATCATCGGCGCGGACCTGTTCGTGGGCAACTACAGCTACGAAGAGCTGGCGGGTTTGGTCGAGAACGCGCTCTGATCCTGCGCCAGCTTCGCCGACAGGTAGTGCGCCACCGTCAAGATCGGCGTCATGGTGTGGCTCGACGCGCTGCTGGGAAATCCCGACGAGTCGAACACGTACACGCCGCGGGTGCCGAAGACCTGGCCGTCGGGGTCGGCGCCGCCTTGGTCCGGCGAGCCCGCGAAGCGCACGCTGCCTTGCTGGTGAGCGGAGATCAGCGGCGCCGTTGCGGGCGCAAACGGCAACGAGTCCGCCTTGCCGATGTCAGCCTCCGAGTCGAAGAGCAAGGGCGGGATCGTCGGCACGAGCACGCGGCGTGCGCCGGCGGCGAAGTAGATGCGCGCGGCCTCCTTGATGGCCTCCCGGAGGCGCGCCTTGTGGTTCTCGGCCTGGCGATAGAAGACGATGGGGTGACCGGCGCTCGCGCCCAAGCGCACCGTGCCGGAGGGCCCGTCTGGGACCAGCAGCAGTGAGGCGGCGATGCGGTCGTAGTTGGCCATCAGCTCCTTGCCGGCTCGACCGACCAGCGGAAGGAGCGAGGCGACGTTGCCCGGGGTGCCCATCACTGCCTCGATGCGGAAGCCCCAGAGCCCGTGCTCGGGATCGTCGTCCTTCTCGAACTCGGTGACCGCGTAGGCCTGCGGGATGCCGTCGAAGGCCCGGATGCGCTCGTCGAACAGCGCGGTGATGGGCAGCTGCGGTTGCAGCGTCAGGTGCTTGCCGACATGTTGTGTGCCGATCTCCGAGCGAAGGAGCAGCTCCGCGCTGCCGATGGCGTTCGCCGCCACGATCACCACCCGTGCCCGGATGTCGAAGTTGCCCTTGGTGTGATAGCCGTGCTCGTCGAGCGTGGCCACGCTGATCCGTTTGACCTCGGAGCGGAAGTCGTGGATGCGCAACGCGCGCGCGCGCAAGAAGAAGCGCGCGCCCTTGTCCATGGCCTTGGGGATGGACACGAAGCGCGGGTTCCGCTTGGCGTTGAGCGGGCAGCCGAGCAGACAGGTGCCGAGGCCCGCGCAGCCGACGCGGTTGTGGAGCATGACCTCGCCGCGTTTGCCGAGCTTCTCCGCCCCCGCTCGCAACCGGCGGTTGGCCTCGTTCAGCGCCGCCTCGGGGATGCGGTTCGCGGACAGATCTTCCAGCGCCTTGGCCTTGAACGGCGCCAGAGTCTCGGGCGAGAAGTCGCTGAGCCCGTGCTTCTTTTGCCAGTGCCTGAGCACGCCGTCCGGGATGGGAACGACGTCGGAGACGTTGATCACCCCGCCGCCGCCCAGGGCGCGGCCTTGCAGCACGCTCACCGACAGGTCCTCGGTGACGCGCCCGCCGCGGTCCATGTAGAGCTGGTCGTACATGGCACCGTCGCGCTGGGTGAGGTCGGTTCCGGTGCGGTCGCCGCCCTCCTCGAGCACCACGACCTCGCGACCGGCCTCGGCGAGGACGCGGGCGGCCGTGGCGCCGCCGGGGCCCGAGCCGATGACCAGCACCTCACAGGTCAGCCCCGCGGGCGGCGGCTCTTTGGACAGATCGCGGATGCTGCCGCTCATTTCGAGAACCTCGCGAGCGAAGGCCCCGGATAGCCGATGTGCGGCCAGACCTCCGGGTTGTCGTAGAACACCAGCGCCATGAACTTCCGGAACGCGGTGGCGACCTGGCGGCGCACCAGCCTGTCGCTGGTGGTCCAGGCCTCGTAGTGGCTGAGGCGTTCGGCGTCCGAGAGGCGCGAGAAGCTCGACCAACGGCGCTCGAAGAGCAGCGGCCCGAGCTCGAACAAGAGCAGCGCGCGCTGGAGTTTCTTCACGTTGTCCGCCGGCTCCCCGGCCAGGTAAGCGTCGAACGCCCGCCCGAGGTCGAAGCGCTCCGCGCCGATCTCGAAGGCCCCGCCGCTCGGCAGGAGCGTCTTGGCCAGCGCGTCCAGCGTGCGGTACTCGCGGGCGCTCAGCACCCGGAGGCCCGCGACGGGTGGCGCGCCGCCGAGCAGCGAGCTCACCCCGCCGCCCACGACCAGGACCGACGCCCCGGCGAGCCCGAGCGCCAGCACGCGACGCCGCGTCAGGAACCGGAAGCTCTCCGCCATCGGGCGGGAGTGTACTTCAGCTCGCCGTCGCGCGGATCGCTGCCAAAACTTCCTGGGCGTGCTCCTTGGGCTTCACCTCCGGGAACACCTTGCTGATCTTGCCGTCCTTGCCGATGACGAAGGTCACGCGCTTGGCGTGGCCCATGCTCACCGGCACGCCGAAGGCAGCGGCGATGCTGCCCTTCTCGTCCGGCCAGAGCAGGAACGGCAGCGCGTGTTTCTCCGCGAACGCCTTGTGCGACTCGTTGTCGTCGGTGGAGACGCCGATCACGACCGCGCCCGCGGCAGACAGCGCGCCCCACTCGTCCCGGAGGCCCTGGGCCTCCACCGTACAGCCGGGCGTGTCGTCCTTCGGGTAGAAGTAGACGACCACCGGTTTGCCGCCGAAGTCGCGCAGGCGCACCGTCTGGCCGTTGTGGGCCGTTGCTGCGACGTCCGGCGCCGGATCGCCGACCGCGAGCAGGCCGGTGCGCGGTGCGGGGCTCGAGCTCGACGCGGTGGGCGCGGGCTCGGCTTGCTTGCAGGCAACCAGCGCGAGGCCGAGCCCGATCGCGAGGAGGAGCTTCATGACGCTCTTGTTTGGGGAAGAAGCGCACCGAGCGCAAGGGCTCACTGGATGCCGTACTCGCGCAGGCGGCGATAGAAGGTGCGCCGCGGGATGCCGGACAGCTCTGCGGCCTTGACCCGGTTCCAGTTGCAGGCCTGGAGGGCCTTCAGGATCTTCTCCCGCTCGTCCGAGCGGTGCTGGCTGATGGTGCTCTTGGGCGGCCGGCGCTGACTGGAGCGGGGCGGCCGATTGGTCGTCGTGGTCGAGCGCGACTCGGTGGCGGGCCCGTGGTGCGACGAGTCCGTGCGCGGGGTGAAGACCCGGCCGTCCGGCACGTCGAGGTCGTCCACCTGAAGCTCACTCCGATCCGAGAGCACCCAGGCGTTCAGGAGCACGTGCTCGAGCTGTCGCACGTTACCCGGCCAGTCGTAGGCCATCAGCCGGCGCATGGCGTCCCGCGAGAGCGTGCCCTTGTCGCGCTTGTAGCGCGCGGAGAACAGACCCAGGAAGTGATCGACCAGCTGCGGGATGTCCTCCGAGCGTTCGCGCAGCGACGGCAGCCGCAGCTCGACGACGTGGATGCGGTAGTAGAGGTCCTCCCGGAAGCGACCGTCCTTGACCATCGCCTCCAGCTCTTTGTTCGTCGCGAAGACCAGGCGCACGTCCACCGGTTCTTCGGTTGCGCCGCCCACCGGGCGTACCTTGCGCTCCTGGAGCACGCGCAAGAGGCCCGCCTGCATCTTGTCGGGCATCTCGCCGATCTCGTCGAGCAGCACGCTGCCGCCCTCGGCCTCGCGGAACAGACCCTTGCGATCTCGATCGGCCCCCGTGTAGGCGCCCTTCACGTTGCCGAACAGCTCGCTCTCGAGCAGGTGCTCGGGAATGGCGCCGCAGTTGACGCCCAGGAACTTCGCCTTCCCACGCGGCGACGCCTCGTGCACCGCGCGGGCCACCATCTCTTTACCGGTGCCACTCTCACCGGTGATGAGCACGGGCACGTCGGTGTCGCGGATGCGGTCGATCAGCGCGTACACGCGGCGCATGGCGCTCGAGGTACCGACCAGGCCGTGGTAGCCGAAGTGCGAGTACAGCGTGTCGCGCGCGTCTCTGAGCTTCTTCCGGGCCTCCTTCAGCTTGTGGGTGCGCTCCCCGAGCAGCTCCCGCAGCCGCCCCTGAGCGTCCTCGAGCTCCCGGTTCGTGCGGCCCAGCTCGTCCGCGCGCTCGCGGTTCTCGTTGACCAGACGCGCCGTCTCGATGGCGATGGCCACCTGGTCGGCGAAGGCGCGCAGCGTCGGCAGCTCGTCCTCGAAGTGCGAGGCGGCACGGACGCGGGTCTCCACGTACAGGGCGCCGATGGGGCGGCCGGAAGGCGCCAGGATCGGCACGCAGGCCACCGACTGCAGGTGCATCTGGTGCACCGACGAGAAGCTCTTCAACCGCTTGTCGTCGCCGGCGCTCACGCTGACCATGGGCTCGCCCTTTGCGATCACGCTCTCGGCGATGGAGCGCGAGAACTCTGCGTGGGGCTCGTCGCCCAGGCGCGAGCGAGAGCTGAACACGCTGAGGGTGCCGTCCGGCTCGCGCAGGATCACGTAGCCGCGCTCGGCGCGGGTGAGCTCCACGGCGTGGCTCACCACGCGCGAGGTGAGCCGCTCGAGATCGAGCTCGCCCACCAGCTCGGCGTTCACCTCGAGGATGCGCGCCAGGCGCTGCTCCAGCGGCGTCGACGCGTGGGACGAGATGGGCGAGAGCTGCGAGATCTGGCTGATGCGGGGAGTGAGCTTGGTCGCGGCGTGCGCGGTCACGGCCACGGCCATCTCGCGCTGCACCAGGGATCTGAGCTCGCGGCGCCGCGGATCGTTCCAGTAGACCTCGCGCAGGTCCCGGGGCAAGCGCGCGCCGATGTCCTCGAGCAGGGCGAGCGCCTCCTCGCGATCGCGCCGGGCGTTCATGCTCTGCCCGGACGCCTCCTCCAGCTCGGCGCGAGCGGCGAGCGCGCGCCACGACCACTCGCGCTGCCCAGCCTCGCGCGAGGCAGCGAGCGCGTCGTCCAGGGCCTGGCGCGCGCCGCCCTCGTCGTCCGCCAGCATCGCCACGCGGCCCTCGGCCAGCTTGCGCAGCGGGCGGTGCGCGGGGCTGTCCCCGATCTCGCGCTCCGCTCGATCGAGCCAACCCCGGAGCTCCGAGACGTCCTCCGTTCCCGAGCGCGTCGCGATCAGCACGGCCTCGAGCAGCGCCTCGGCCGCGTCGATGCCGCGTCCGAGCGCCTCGTACGCCGCGGCGCACGCCTCGTAGGCCCGCACGCTCTCGGCCGTTTGCCCGGACAGCGCGTGGAGCTCGGCCTGGAGCCCGTAGAGCTGCGCGCGCATCACCGGCGGCAGCTGCGCGCGCTGCTCTTCCAGCGCGGCGATGCTGGCGCGCGCGCGGGCCAGCCGGCCCAGGTAGAGGTCGGTGTTGGCGAGGTTCAAGAGCGCCTGCCGCGTCGTCGAGCGACGGCCGGAGCGCTTGCCCATGTCCACCGCGCCCTCGAAGTGCTGAATGGCCCCCGCGATGTCGCCACGCATCTTCAAGAGGCCGGCCAGGTTCAGCCGCAGCGTGGCGAGCATGCCCGCGTCCCCCGCCTTCTCCCCGGCGACCAGCCCTTCTTCGTAGAACTTGCGCGCCTCGTCCATGCGGTCGTGGCGCTGCAGCGCGAAGCCCAGGCAGGTGAGCGCGACGGACTCGGCGCGGGGCGAGTCGAGCTCGCGCGCGCGCATCACGGCGCGCGTCAAGAGCTCGCGAGCCTCGTCGTGGCGGCCCAGGAAGGACAGCGACGAGCCCTTGAAGGCCAGCGCTTCGACGCCGAGCGCGGACGGCTCGTCAGTGATGGGCGCGACCGTCTCCAGCGCCTTGGCGTAGTCCGCGAGGCCAACGTAGGCGCGCGTCAGGTACAAGAGCCAGGCCTTGCCGGCGGGCGACGCGAGCTGCTCTTCTGCCAGCGCGCGCACCGACTCCAGCTGCTCGAGCGCGCTCGTGGCTTCGCCCAGACCCACCGCGAGGCGCGCCCGGGCGATCGCCATGGTCAGCGGGTCGGCGTCGCGCACCGCGTCCAGGGCGGTGCGAGCGTCGTCGTAGCGCCCCTTCTCCAGGAAGTGCTGCGCGCGCTCCAGGGCATCCGCGGGCAGTGCCGCCGCGCTGGCTGGATCTTCGGAGAGCACGCGCTCGATGTCGGACGCGGAAGCCACCGCCTCCGAGGCGATTGCGCGCACCACCCGGCGCAGCTCGCCCGGGCGGCAGCCGCAGGCGCTCACGATGCGCTCGATCATCGAGTCCGTGAGCGACGGCACGGCGCGCCGCACCAGGTCCATGGCCGCGGGTTTGTCCAGGGGCGGCACCACGCACTCGGGAGCGTCGGCGCCGAGCGCCGAGCCGCCGACCACCACCAGGCGGGCGCCCGCGGCCTGCGCGCGCTTCAGCGCGCCCAGGCTCTGCTCGTCCAGACGATCGGCGTCGTCGATCAGCACGATCAGCCGCTCCGCCGCCTGATCGGAGAGCTCGGCCTCCACCGCGGCGAAGGAGCCCGAGTCCACCAACGCGACCGGCGCGCCCTGTACGCCGAGCGACCAAGCGACGCGCCTGAGCAACGCAGTGCGCCCCGAGCCGGCGGGCCCAGCCAGGCGTAGCAGCCCGCCGGCGGGCAGCGCGTTGACGGCGTCCAGAAGCTTGTTCGCCACGCCATCGATGCCCACGACGGGCCAGATCGCCACCGCGCTGCCGCTCGGCTCGGGCGCGGGCAGCGCCGCCGCGTGGCGCAACGCGCTCGCGAACTCGTCGGCCGAGGGATAGCGTTCGCTCGGCTCGTCGCCGGTTGCTCGCTCCGCCACCTGGTTCAGCCGCTGGGCGACGTCGGCCGGCAGGCTCTTCGCCTGCTCCACCGCTTCCATCAGCGCTACGCCGAGCGCGTACACCTCCGCGCGCACGGTGAGCGGTCCCCCCGCCAAGAGCTCCGGCGCGGCGTAGCGCGGCGTGAGCCCTTCGGCGGCGGTGCCTTTCTCGCGCCACGGAGCGGCCAGGCCAAGGTCCACCAAGGTCGCGCGCCCACCGCGCTCGACGATGATGTTCGCGGGCTTGATGTCACCGTGCAGGAGCCCAGCGCGGTGCACCAGCGTGAGCTGCTCTGCCGCGCGCGCCAGCGCGTCGAGCGTGCGCTGGGTCTCGAGC contains:
- a CDS encoding FAD-binding oxidoreductase, whose amino-acid sequence is MRQEAEVVIVGAGIMGLAIAYNLAKHQGLRDIVVLDQSYLCGGASGRNGGGVRAQWSSEANVRLMQESLRICRDFAREHRINTWFRQGGYLFLVRSDAKAKALAESVKLQNECGLTTRLLEPKQARGVVPELSTDGVVAACYNPDDAVVFPWPFVWGYADGARTRGVEVETFTRVTGIETTGKRVSAVVTDKGTIKTSRVVNAAGALSPEVARLAGITLPNRPHRHEICSSEPLKPWLEPLVADLSDGLYFSQSTRGEIVGGISNEKVPHGADQGSSYRFLALYSRSLLRACPILGSVKILRQWAGLYDITPDSNPIVGEIDELSGFFLACGFMGHGFMMAPVIGKLMAEVVAGGAVPEVFERWNLRRFEQGALLSEGMIIG
- a CDS encoding sigma 54-interacting transcriptional regulator, translated to MASVRLEVLNGSAKGRVLEPDGDVVRIGRAATNELQLEETHVSGEHARLVIGAERVTLEDLRSTNGTAILRGTQRILLGEASSLRTVLESGDVVELGGAAEESTGVRVELGAEREPSHVVSVRPIGELPGFTASSERNTGVLATLYRVEKAIGGAADLDSVLVAVADAALELVPAATHATLVLRDDIETEAERGDAGYVPVLTRVRGAEGRGEAPGGAVAVTRSVFRKVVRERAAVLAADAPAESFSSESLLGASIRSTIGVPLWKGEEILGVVQVDNRASPGMFDSADLEALGVLAASASLAVANARLVRRLLAAEEQLQKENSFLKSRERAKTSGAVEIIGQSRAIRELMKQLDKVVDTRVTVLVEGETGTGKELIASAVHYRSRRRAKLFVAQNCAALPENLLESELFGHKRGSFTGATEEKRGLFDVADGGTLFLDEVTEMPLALQAKLLRVLQEGEIRPVGATHTKIVDVRIVAACNRNLEKEVQAGRFREDLYYRLKVFPIRVPPLRERRDDVPLLAGHFLERYTKEVGKPVAGFSQGSMELLMAYDWPGNVRELENEIQRLVIQAEPDGFITPDLLSPRVRQMEGVIAQAGAVKGSLKDMVERVEKYFILETLREHGNNKTSAAKTLGITREGLHKKLKQLGIG
- a CDS encoding thioredoxin domain-containing protein, with the protein product MPSRRELLGGVGALALGACVPVATASVPPQLPRRGADKPELVVQEIGDYQCPFCAAVQPAVKRVMQTYGERVALVWRDYPIARHEHAMGAAEAAREAKAQLGDEGFWQYHDVLFRNQSTLAPADLLRFAEAFAIDRTRLRRALELGIHRDGVLSDKREIDALKLPGFGTPAFIIGADLFVGNYSYEELAGLVENAL
- a CDS encoding GMC family oxidoreductase, whose amino-acid sequence is MSGSIRDLSKEPPPAGLTCEVLVIGSGPGGATAARVLAEAGREVVVLEEGGDRTGTDLTQRDGAMYDQLYMDRGGRVTEDLSVSVLQGRALGGGGVINVSDVVPIPDGVLRHWQKKHGLSDFSPETLAPFKAKALEDLSANRIPEAALNEANRRLRAGAEKLGKRGEVMLHNRVGCAGLGTCLLGCPLNAKRNPRFVSIPKAMDKGARFFLRARALRIHDFRSEVKRISVATLDEHGYHTKGNFDIRARVVIVAANAIGSAELLLRSEIGTQHVGKHLTLQPQLPITALFDERIRAFDGIPQAYAVTEFEKDDDPEHGLWGFRIEAVMGTPGNVASLLPLVGRAGKELMANYDRIAASLLLVPDGPSGTVRLGASAGHPIVFYRQAENHKARLREAIKEAARIYFAAGARRVLVPTIPPLLFDSEADIGKADSLPFAPATAPLISAHQQGSVRFAGSPDQGGADPDGQVFGTRGVYVFDSSGFPSSASSHTMTPILTVAHYLSAKLAQDQSAFSTKPASSS
- a CDS encoding peroxiredoxin, which gives rise to MKLLLAIGLGLALVACKQAEPAPTASSSSPAPRTGLLAVGDPAPDVAATAHNGQTVRLRDFGGKPVVVYFYPKDDTPGCTVEAQGLRDEWGALSAAGAVVIGVSTDDNESHKAFAEKHALPFLLWPDEKGSIAAAFGVPVSMGHAKRVTFVIGKDGKISKVFPEVKPKEHAQEVLAAIRATAS